A window of Mytilus edulis chromosome 10, xbMytEdul2.2, whole genome shotgun sequence contains these coding sequences:
- the LOC139493322 gene encoding uncharacterized protein, which translates to MANPGGPIEICFSFDATCSMYEYIDEVKGKVQDLIQRLQADIPGIRIAVFAHGDYGSPTYVTKHIDFTTDVAELCNWVKNVKESRGGDWDECYELVLQEVQSLSWTPGSKRALVMIGDADPHEPGFRCGGKTYNIDWRAETYKLLMMNVTIYGVKCGDDDSSTEFFNKIAKATDGKFLTLKDFTNIFDLMMAICYREHDETLLQNYETEVRARGTTVHKDLEALFGNLRHTETDDMETAPSTPARLVKIPSLTKPSSPLKTSTKPTVDPSRNLRTTQFKSKHERMMNKRNEERLEKYKLKNLPKLKRENVTQTNFMLNDAPWSRWQLAITPESPEGVESHLWQKRRGDLTGYRKTEICNGQYQKPALYEFAIQTHEHCKRYVVYCKCNKGFTLDKGSWESRLLNNTDVRNEVEDVLKKGCRIYVRHFSLRKTSTTTNKMADLGHYDYAWRCQRSERISPRQLQVLN; encoded by the exons ATGGCTAACCCTGGAGGACCAATAGAAATATGTTTCTCCTTTGATGCAACCTGTTCTATGTATGAATATATTGACGAAGTAAAAGGAAAAGTTCAAGACTTAATACAACGTTTGCAAGCAGACATTCCTGGAATCAGAATAGCAGTGTTTGCGCATGGCGATTATGGCTCTCCCACCTATGTCACTAAACACATTGATTTCACTACAGACGTGGCAGAGCTGTGTAACTGGGTAAAGAATGTAAAAGAGAGCAGAGGAGGCGACTGGGATGAATGCTATGAACTCGTATTACAAGAAGTTCAGTCGTTGTCATGGACACCAGGATCAAAACGAGCATTGGTTATGATAGGGGATGCAGACCCCCATGAACCGGGATTTAGGTGTGGCGGGAAAACTTATAACATAGACTGGCGAGCCGAAACATATAAACTTTTAATGATG AATGTTACTATCTATGGAGTTAAATGTGGAGATGATGATTCATCAACAGAATTTTTCAACAAGATCGCCAAAGCAACTGATGGAAAGTTCCTTACATTAAAAGACTTTACTAACATATTTGACCTAATGATGGCTATATGTTACAGAGAACATGATGAAACTCTTCTGCAG AATTATGAAACAGAAGTAAGAGCCAGAGGAACAACAGTTCACAAAGATTTAGAAGCTTTGTTTGGCAATCTACGACATACCGAAACAGATGACATGGAGACCGCCCCATCAACACCAGCTCGTTTGGTAAAAATACCATCACTGACAAAACCATCATCACCACTGAAAACAAGTACCAAGCCAACAGTTGACCCAAGTAGAAATTTAAGAACAACACAATTTAAATCTAAACACGAACGAATGATGAATAAAAGAAACGAGGAACGACTCGAAAAGTACAAG ttAAAAAATCTGCCGAAACTGAAAAGAGAAAACGTAACACAGACAAATTTCATGCTCAATGATGCCCCATGGTCAAGATGGCAATTAGCAATCACACCCGAATCACCAGAAGGAGTAGAATCTCATTTATGGCAAAAACGTAGAGGCGACTTGACAGGATATCGTAAAACAGAAATATGTAATGGACAATACCAGAAACCAGCACTGTATGAATTCGCAATTCAAACGCATGAACATTGTAAACGATATGTTGTATATTGTAAGTGTAACAAAGGGTTCACTTTggataaaggatcatgggaatcTAGACTGTTAAATAACACAGACGTTAGAAATGAGGTAGAAGATGTTTTAAAGAAAGGTTGTCGTATATATGTTAGACACTTTTCTTTGAGAAAAACATCTACGACAACAAACAAGATGGCCGACCTTGGGCACTATGACTACGCATGGAGATGTCAAAGAAGTGAGAGAATATCCCCACGTCAACTACAAGTACTGAATTAA